Proteins encoded together in one Formosa sp. Hel3_A1_48 window:
- a CDS encoding carbohydrate binding domain-containing protein: MILLSTFSHAQDYYVSNALGSDGNDGLETSPFQTINRAISEVEAGGTVYVMEGTYRNQNYGTVDVSNYINMNNPHVVTINKSGTAGAYITLKNYPGHTPIIQFDGRGGIVISNDMNYIIVEGFEVVGPAASITYAEAYANREYKVLAASDPDDDINYNHTYFSGKGIWGGYGAHHHIIIRNNIVHDTAGSGIRFNDSDHITIEYNEVYNTTWWTSSASSAVVYAQTIASSEADNGTDVKMVMRGNLVYNNWNRIPFYTTRLPDNSGNTNPNYGTADYNSIVDGQGLYVTRSDPSYNGTFLFENNVCVNNGKNGINFDNSLAASAIIRNNTLYFNGVHEYIQDLSVAEGNPSHRGQNVAGIKSNKVLNSTVVNNIVVTRPLEDAPSYYGDGFTSLQLNQVSNNRIANNNLFLNGSYALPATSENNIVNQDPLFVLSPSVVNGPIDISATDFSITPNSLAIDAGDPSYTPENDFLGNPRPTLPNAISFSSFENSTGGWSQFGSPTLTSTTANSKSGDYSLSVSNRTENWHSPKLALDNLMEVGQTYTFYVWVKLASGGAGNAQITIRNTTLNTYTSVTSSTAVNDQDWTLLNGDFTYPSSDLMFAYVKGPNVGDGVVSDFYIDDFTLVPQGSAEVDFSNIDNDDVVDIGAYEFINTTAGVWDNDTLNGQIFVYPNPAKNQITISKYTANDQIEVMDLLGKYYQLSNQENTLDKTLTLDVSSLSKGIYLVKIRNSYTNSFQTLKFLKH, translated from the coding sequence GTGATTCTTTTATCCACGTTTTCACATGCTCAGGATTATTATGTTTCAAATGCATTAGGATCTGATGGAAATGATGGTTTAGAAACGTCTCCTTTCCAAACTATAAACAGAGCGATATCAGAAGTTGAAGCTGGTGGAACAGTATATGTTATGGAAGGCACTTACAGAAACCAGAATTATGGTACTGTTGATGTTTCTAACTACATCAATATGAACAATCCACATGTTGTGACAATCAATAAGTCTGGAACAGCTGGGGCTTATATCACTTTAAAAAATTATCCCGGTCATACCCCAATAATCCAATTTGATGGCAGGGGTGGAATTGTTATTTCAAATGATATGAACTATATCATTGTTGAAGGTTTTGAAGTGGTCGGACCTGCTGCCTCTATTACTTATGCCGAAGCATATGCAAACAGAGAATATAAGGTTTTAGCCGCTTCTGATCCTGATGATGACATCAATTATAACCATACTTATTTTTCTGGAAAGGGGATTTGGGGTGGTTATGGCGCGCACCATCACATTATTATTCGAAACAATATTGTTCATGATACAGCGGGCTCTGGAATTCGCTTCAATGACTCCGATCATATTACTATTGAATACAATGAGGTTTACAATACCACTTGGTGGACATCATCGGCCTCAAGTGCCGTTGTATACGCACAGACTATTGCTTCCTCGGAAGCTGACAATGGAACGGATGTAAAAATGGTAATGCGTGGTAATTTAGTTTATAACAACTGGAATCGCATTCCTTTTTATACAACCCGATTGCCTGATAATTCAGGGAATACCAATCCAAATTATGGGACAGCAGATTATAACAGTATAGTGGATGGTCAGGGATTATATGTTACAAGAAGCGACCCTAGTTATAATGGCACCTTTTTGTTTGAAAATAATGTATGTGTTAACAATGGTAAGAATGGGATTAATTTTGATAATTCTTTAGCTGCATCAGCAATTATTAGAAATAATACGCTTTATTTTAATGGTGTTCATGAATACATTCAAGACCTATCAGTTGCAGAGGGTAATCCATCACATAGAGGCCAGAATGTTGCAGGAATAAAATCCAATAAAGTTTTAAATTCAACAGTTGTTAATAATATTGTGGTTACTAGACCATTAGAAGATGCACCTTCATACTATGGAGATGGATTTACATCACTTCAATTGAATCAGGTCTCCAATAATAGAATCGCAAATAATAATCTCTTTTTGAACGGGTCGTATGCTTTGCCAGCAACTTCAGAAAATAATATTGTTAATCAAGACCCACTTTTTGTTTTATCGCCATCAGTTGTCAACGGTCCAATTGATATTTCAGCTACTGATTTTTCAATCACTCCAAACTCTCTTGCCATTGATGCAGGTGATCCAAGCTATACTCCCGAAAATGATTTTTTGGGGAACCCAAGACCAACACTTCCCAATGCAATTTCCTTCTCAAGTTTCGAAAATTCGACGGGCGGCTGGTCTCAATTTGGGTCTCCCACTTTGACTTCTACCACGGCAAACTCAAAATCTGGAGATTACAGCCTTTCAGTTAGCAATCGAACCGAGAACTGGCACAGTCCTAAATTGGCATTGGATAATCTTATGGAAGTTGGGCAAACCTATACGTTTTATGTTTGGGTAAAATTAGCCAGCGGCGGTGCTGGAAATGCACAAATAACCATTAGAAATACTACATTAAACACTTATACATCTGTAACATCCAGTACTGCTGTAAATGACCAGGATTGGACGCTTTTGAACGGGGATTTCACATATCCATCAAGTGATCTTATGTTTGCGTATGTCAAAGGACCGAATGTTGGAGATGGAGTTGTTAGCGATTTTTACATAGATGATTTTACTTTGGTTCCTCAAGGATCTGCTGAGGTAGATTTTTCTAATATTGACAACGATGATGTTGTTGATATTGGTGCCTATGAGTTTATAAACACAACCGCCGGAGTTTGGGATAATGACACTCTGAATGGCCAGATCTTTGTTTACCCCAACCCCGCTAAAAACCAAATAACAATTTCAAAATACACTGCTAATGATCAGATTGAGGTTATGGACCTTTTAGGGAAATACTACCAACTCTCCAATCAAGAAAACACACTAGATAAAACCTTAACCTTGGACGTTTCAAGTCTTAGCAAAGGGATTTATTTGGTAAAAATTAGAAATTCATATACCAATAGTTTCCAAACCCTTAAGTTTTTGAAGCATTGA
- a CDS encoding sulfatase, with translation MKQLTILLFCVTIMPQCLISQTGTKKHNILFISIDDFRPKINSYGESKMITPNIDKLASEGLQFNNAFTNIAVCGASRASIMTGIRPSQDRFNDYTSRASVDTPEAITLNQLFMENGYETVSYGKIYHFPDDTKEYWSENDGGAHQADYQDPVAQERKRNGEKGSHGPKGPAFESPEVDDYAYNDGKVTKRAIKKMEELKAAEKPFFMAVGYVSPHLPFIQPKKYWDMYDHSSVELADNAYQPENSPFIAMHAQHDSAELRNMYLDIPSEGLLSDEMSRNLVHGYYASVSYMDVLIGDLIQGLEDLGLRENTTIILWSDHGFFLGEHGFWCKHSTFYEAIKIPFIISSPGYAKGQITTSFTELIDVYPTLCELTGIEPPNYIHGESLTSVMKNPSIQLKDEIYTRYKEGEAVVDANYSYTEFFRGETYLGNMLYDLNKDLKQNVDIAKNAENAELVKKYSEKLKVMRDFVNRDPINNK, from the coding sequence ATGAAACAACTTACGATTTTACTTTTTTGTGTCACTATAATGCCCCAGTGTTTGATCAGTCAAACGGGCACTAAGAAGCATAATATTCTATTTATCTCAATTGATGATTTTAGACCTAAAATTAACTCTTACGGGGAATCCAAGATGATTACCCCAAATATTGATAAACTAGCTTCTGAAGGACTTCAATTTAATAATGCTTTTACCAATATTGCTGTTTGTGGGGCTAGTCGCGCGAGTATTATGACAGGAATAAGGCCAAGTCAAGATCGTTTTAATGATTACACCTCTCGTGCCTCAGTTGATACACCAGAAGCAATAACTCTAAATCAACTCTTCATGGAGAATGGTTATGAAACTGTTTCCTATGGAAAAATTTATCATTTTCCAGATGATACCAAAGAATATTGGTCTGAAAATGATGGAGGAGCTCACCAGGCTGATTATCAAGACCCTGTGGCTCAAGAGCGCAAACGTAATGGTGAAAAGGGATCACACGGTCCTAAGGGGCCTGCATTTGAATCTCCTGAAGTTGATGATTATGCCTATAACGATGGCAAAGTCACAAAAAGAGCCATCAAAAAAATGGAGGAACTAAAAGCGGCAGAAAAACCTTTTTTTATGGCTGTTGGTTATGTTTCGCCTCATTTGCCGTTTATTCAGCCCAAAAAGTATTGGGATATGTATGATCATAGTTCAGTAGAGCTTGCGGATAATGCTTACCAACCCGAAAACTCCCCTTTTATAGCGATGCATGCCCAGCACGATTCTGCTGAGCTAAGAAATATGTATTTAGACATTCCTAGCGAGGGCTTATTGAGTGACGAAATGTCAAGAAATTTAGTTCATGGGTATTATGCAAGCGTAAGCTACATGGATGTTCTAATTGGGGATTTAATTCAAGGATTAGAGGATTTAGGACTCAGAGAAAATACAACCATTATTTTATGGAGTGACCATGGATTTTTTCTAGGTGAACATGGATTCTGGTGCAAACACAGCACTTTTTATGAAGCCATAAAAATACCATTTATTATTTCTTCACCAGGTTATGCCAAGGGTCAAATTACAACCTCATTTACAGAACTTATAGATGTCTATCCAACGCTTTGTGAATTGACAGGAATCGAACCTCCTAATTATATTCATGGTGAAAGTTTAACCTCTGTTATGAAAAACCCATCTATTCAACTAAAAGATGAGATTTATACCCGATATAAAGAAGGGGAGGCTGTAGTTGATGCCAATTATTCCTATACAGAATTCTTCAGAGGCGAGACGTATTTAGGAAATATGTTGTATGACTTAAACAAAGATTTAAAACAAAATGTTGATATAGCAAAAAATGCAGAAAATGCCGAATTGGTTAAGAAATACAGCGAAAAACTTAAAGTTATGAGGGATTTTGTCAATAGAGATCCAATAAATAATAAATAA
- a CDS encoding sulfatase-like hydrolase/transferase — MKFSNKINYLLFAFCFVFSVAGQNSSKKPLNVIWISVEDMGPVLSSYGNKSIQTPNIDRLANEGIKYTNAYATVGVCAPSRFSIITSMYPARLGAHNMRTGDHNNFKWPEDVKFRQNKGVVDKSGENIPDYEVVTPSYVKPFTEYLREQGYYCVNDDKCDYQFNAPFTAWDDVYGGGSYKNAPDGAPFFYVKNYYTSHESRIWLRKDKPITVDPEEVPVPDYYPDIPIVRSDIARKYSNIEVLDKEVGELLEQLKGDGVLNNSIIFFWSDHGGNLLRQKRAVGDSGLHVPLIVRYPDGYRAGETENRLVSLMDLGPTVMSLIGINPPDYMDGKAFAGDFEQSPRQYIYGSADRFDECTDMQRSVLDGRFVYIKNFMPELPLIYRNKYREQIPMNKHLIELDSLNRLEGNAAYIFMKSKPNEELYDLENDPYEVYNLADNPKYEFKLKELRTQLGQWQEAIDDKGFVPESELIKSFWPNMKQPSTAKVNIQINSEYISLSCETKGASIGYQLGEDVGTNYWKLYTTPVQTEPNEKIRARAIRIGYKASSITTN, encoded by the coding sequence ATGAAATTTTCAAATAAAATTAATTATTTACTTTTTGCATTCTGTTTTGTTTTTAGTGTAGCTGGTCAAAACAGTTCAAAAAAACCTCTGAATGTTATTTGGATAAGCGTTGAGGATATGGGGCCCGTGTTAAGTAGTTATGGAAATAAATCTATTCAAACCCCTAACATAGATCGTCTGGCCAATGAAGGCATCAAATACACCAATGCTTATGCTACAGTTGGAGTTTGTGCTCCAAGTCGCTTTTCAATTATTACCAGCATGTATCCTGCGCGATTAGGTGCGCACAACATGCGTACGGGAGACCATAACAATTTTAAGTGGCCAGAAGACGTGAAATTTAGACAAAACAAGGGTGTGGTTGATAAATCAGGTGAAAATATTCCAGATTACGAAGTGGTTACACCAAGTTATGTCAAACCGTTTACAGAGTATCTTCGAGAACAGGGGTACTATTGTGTTAATGATGATAAATGCGATTACCAATTCAATGCCCCATTCACAGCATGGGACGATGTGTACGGAGGAGGGTCTTACAAAAATGCACCAGATGGCGCCCCTTTTTTCTATGTTAAAAATTATTACACTTCTCATGAATCACGAATTTGGTTGCGAAAGGATAAGCCAATAACAGTTGACCCAGAAGAAGTTCCAGTTCCCGACTACTATCCAGACATTCCAATTGTTAGAAGTGATATTGCTCGTAAATATTCAAATATTGAAGTTCTAGACAAAGAGGTTGGTGAATTATTGGAGCAGTTAAAAGGCGATGGTGTTTTGAATAATTCTATAATCTTCTTTTGGAGTGATCATGGTGGAAATCTATTACGTCAAAAAAGAGCAGTCGGAGATAGCGGTCTCCACGTACCTTTGATCGTTCGCTATCCCGATGGCTACCGTGCTGGTGAAACTGAAAACCGATTAGTTTCTTTGATGGACTTAGGACCAACAGTAATGTCTTTAATAGGAATTAACCCCCCTGATTATATGGACGGGAAAGCCTTTGCAGGAGATTTTGAACAATCGCCTAGACAATATATTTACGGCTCCGCAGATCGCTTTGATGAATGTACTGATATGCAACGTTCGGTTTTGGATGGTCGATTTGTGTACATCAAAAATTTTATGCCTGAACTTCCATTGATTTACAGAAACAAATATCGAGAGCAAATTCCTATGAATAAACACTTAATTGAACTTGATTCCTTGAACAGGCTTGAAGGAAATGCTGCGTATATTTTCATGAAATCCAAGCCAAATGAAGAGTTATATGACCTTGAGAATGATCCATATGAAGTGTATAATTTGGCTGATAACCCAAAATATGAGTTCAAACTAAAAGAATTAAGAACACAACTTGGTCAATGGCAAGAAGCCATTGATGATAAAGGCTTTGTTCCGGAAAGTGAATTAATTAAATCCTTTTGGCCCAATATGAAACAGCCTAGTACTGCCAAAGTTAATATTCAAATTAATTCAGAATATATTTCGCTTAGCTGTGAAACAAAAGGAGCATCAATAGGTTATCAGTTGGGAGAAGATGTTGGAACAAATTATTGGAAGTTGTATACAACACCTGTTCAAACTGAACCCAATGAAAAAATAAGAGCTAGAGCTATCCGAATTGGTTATAAAGCTTCAAGCATAACAACTAATTAA
- a CDS encoding sulfatase family protein, translated as MKINKYYCCFYLVTLFSFFSLQAQYSSTTPNFIFYLADDQDLLDYGVYGNPKVHTPAVDALAQEGMRFTNFYTAQAICAPSRSQIFSGMYPIKNGCMANHLPVKPKLKTVIDYLEAEGYDVVLAGKGHVKPNSVFQWSKYFKSVDHRYLPLDKLENYLENVKKPFCVFVTSDFPHGPYPKTSQYTNEDIFRLPYDEGNFRKFKTGYYQNIYDDNTQLERVLKMVEANDFVENSIFIYASDHGISGKWGVAEQGLKVPFIVRWPGHVEPNSVSHNLLSFVDVLPTFLDILGAEVPSEIDGKSFQSVLKGNQKPIHKYIFSLATKQNIQQCKVFPTRAVRDERYKFIRNYNSIEVVNSNYGSNPVVNEFIRMGAASFPNVPFEELYDLNVDPYQKQNLIDNPKFSDQKERLSLALEDWMVTQNDFLINSKMPLIKPTLHPLDRNSKWNSVSEDLAGKLDESDYTPLHY; from the coding sequence ATGAAAATTAATAAATATTATTGCTGTTTTTATCTTGTTACATTATTTTCTTTTTTTAGCCTACAAGCCCAATATAGCTCAACAACGCCAAACTTCATTTTTTATTTAGCCGATGATCAGGATCTATTAGACTATGGTGTCTATGGTAATCCAAAAGTACATACCCCAGCAGTAGATGCCCTAGCTCAAGAGGGTATGCGTTTTACAAACTTTTATACAGCGCAAGCCATTTGTGCACCAAGCCGTTCTCAGATTTTTTCTGGAATGTATCCGATCAAAAATGGATGTATGGCCAATCATCTTCCAGTTAAACCAAAGCTCAAAACAGTTATAGATTATTTAGAAGCCGAAGGCTATGATGTTGTTTTAGCGGGGAAAGGGCATGTAAAACCAAATTCAGTTTTTCAGTGGTCAAAATATTTTAAATCGGTAGATCATCGTTATTTACCACTTGATAAACTTGAAAATTATTTAGAGAATGTCAAAAAACCGTTCTGTGTTTTTGTTACTTCAGACTTTCCTCATGGGCCTTACCCAAAAACATCACAATACACCAATGAGGATATTTTTCGACTTCCATATGATGAAGGTAATTTTAGAAAATTCAAAACAGGTTATTATCAAAATATATACGATGACAATACGCAGTTAGAACGTGTTTTGAAAATGGTCGAAGCCAATGATTTTGTCGAAAATTCAATTTTCATTTATGCATCCGATCACGGAATTTCTGGCAAATGGGGTGTAGCAGAACAGGGATTGAAAGTACCCTTTATAGTGCGCTGGCCTGGCCATGTTGAGCCTAATTCTGTTTCGCATAACTTACTTAGTTTTGTCGACGTATTACCAACTTTTCTTGATATTCTTGGTGCTGAGGTTCCAAGTGAAATTGACGGAAAGAGCTTTCAGTCTGTACTAAAAGGAAATCAAAAACCTATACATAAATATATTTTTTCTCTTGCGACTAAACAAAATATCCAACAATGTAAAGTATTTCCAACACGAGCTGTAAGGGATGAGCGTTATAAATTCATTAGAAACTATAATTCTATTGAAGTTGTGAACTCTAACTATGGTTCAAATCCTGTTGTTAATGAATTTATTCGAATGGGAGCAGCGTCTTTTCCAAATGTGCCTTTTGAAGAACTATATGATTTAAATGTTGATCCATATCAAAAACAAAATTTAATTGATAACCCTAAATTTTCAGACCAAAAAGAGCGTCTTTCATTAGCATTAGAAGATTGGATGGTAACACAAAATGATTTTTTAATTAACTCTAAAATGCCTTTAATTAAACCAACACTACACCCATTGGATCGCAACTCTAAATGGAATAGCGTTAGTGAAGACTTGGCAGGTAAATTAGATGAAAGTGATTACACTCCTTTACATTACTAA
- a CDS encoding T9SS type A sorting domain-containing protein encodes MKYKFLVVLNLFWAFNMNAQNELPIANGALESIDAQTNTFSFWSNLQINGGQVNYSIETENLITGSTKAQKSQIISLGSSGWHVKTQSDYLFQVEAEQSYTVRFWAKVSGSSSATMKVVFQASDASGSYQGNDTTISQDWQQYSHIFTVEDNADLNKLSFWYMGAGVTYYLDEVEVVAGNTISFNPAFTYQSVDGFGAGIKRRTEHLYALEDSMREQIEIHAFQDLEPNMIRFFVYHDLEDPNDNNNPFYLNTAGLDWTRYDSDPTLWKSRYVAEALSNAFNLSTYGFDHIIGNCNSAPAWLKTNGAHNDGGTLIADGEDEYSEFLIAFINGMQSRYGINITAISPTNEPDYDVTYESMNTTPSELSSIISNLDSRLDAENLSAIKIISPETFRVTSNDATKSTTNYINTMFENSSVVDATDIVATHTYQNPITPSNWSSLSTAAIGKPIWVTEAGNLHSPNWDMEDASYHIDRIMDGFNFGGLTAYMFHLFYEQHKYQSEVNTGQNYGSSALVLWDSNMDIILPKRYFVLKHFANLVKTGFQRIHLNNFDSGLKAVAFKSPDETKIILQLYSDNDIGSFEIEIPQGTTSIEHYITSDAENDNFRLITNENYDLSANYIGSNLSAMSMHSYVFTIDSSLSSQIGYNNLNEPKILVFPNPTNALLELKFPVSQNREIIIYQLNGTQVFNEKYQTVKSVSIDVKSFADGMYIIKSITEDEQQTAKFLIEN; translated from the coding sequence ATGAAGTATAAATTTTTAGTAGTTTTAAATTTGTTTTGGGCATTCAATATGAATGCCCAAAATGAATTACCTATTGCTAATGGTGCTTTGGAAAGCATTGACGCGCAAACAAATACTTTTAGTTTTTGGTCCAATTTACAAATCAATGGCGGTCAGGTAAACTACTCCATAGAAACCGAAAATTTAATCACTGGAAGTACGAAGGCACAGAAAAGTCAAATTATTTCATTAGGGTCTAGCGGTTGGCATGTTAAAACACAAAGTGATTATTTATTTCAAGTGGAAGCGGAACAAAGCTATACCGTCCGATTTTGGGCAAAAGTTAGTGGGTCAAGCTCTGCGACCATGAAGGTTGTATTTCAAGCCTCCGATGCTTCTGGAAGCTATCAAGGAAACGACACAACAATTTCTCAAGACTGGCAACAGTACAGCCACATTTTTACAGTGGAAGACAACGCAGATTTAAATAAATTGAGTTTTTGGTATATGGGTGCAGGAGTTACTTATTACTTGGATGAAGTTGAGGTAGTCGCAGGAAATACGATCTCATTTAACCCCGCTTTCACCTATCAATCTGTGGATGGATTTGGTGCAGGCATAAAGCGAAGAACGGAGCATCTATATGCTTTGGAAGACAGCATGCGTGAACAGATTGAAATACATGCATTTCAAGACTTGGAGCCTAATATGATTCGCTTTTTTGTATACCATGACTTGGAAGATCCTAACGATAACAATAACCCATTTTATCTAAATACTGCTGGACTGGACTGGACTCGCTATGACAGTGATCCTACCCTATGGAAATCTCGTTATGTAGCAGAAGCACTCAGTAATGCGTTTAATTTGAGCACCTATGGATTTGACCACATTATAGGCAATTGTAATAGTGCGCCAGCGTGGCTAAAAACCAATGGAGCGCACAATGATGGTGGTACTCTAATTGCGGATGGAGAGGATGAATATAGCGAGTTCTTAATCGCTTTTATCAATGGAATGCAATCGCGTTATGGAATTAATATTACTGCAATTTCACCAACCAATGAACCTGATTATGATGTGACCTATGAGTCTATGAATACAACCCCCTCAGAATTATCCTCAATAATTTCAAATCTTGATTCGCGCTTAGATGCTGAAAATTTAAGTGCTATTAAAATCATATCCCCAGAAACGTTTAGAGTCACTTCAAACGATGCAACAAAGTCTACAACTAATTACATCAACACTATGTTTGAAAATTCAAGTGTAGTTGATGCAACGGATATAGTTGCTACACACACCTATCAAAACCCTATAACACCATCAAATTGGTCCTCTCTATCTACAGCGGCTATTGGTAAGCCTATTTGGGTAACAGAAGCTGGTAATTTACACAGTCCAAATTGGGATATGGAAGACGCTAGTTATCATATTGATCGTATTATGGATGGCTTTAACTTTGGAGGCCTTACTGCTTACATGTTTCATTTATTTTATGAACAGCATAAGTATCAATCAGAAGTCAATACTGGCCAAAATTACGGCTCATCTGCTTTGGTTTTATGGGATTCTAATATGGATATTATTTTGCCTAAACGCTATTTTGTTTTAAAACATTTTGCAAATTTAGTTAAAACTGGTTTTCAAAGAATTCATCTTAATAATTTTGACTCAGGACTAAAAGCAGTTGCTTTTAAATCCCCAGACGAAACTAAAATTATTCTGCAATTGTATTCAGATAATGATATTGGTAGTTTTGAAATCGAAATCCCTCAAGGAACAACTTCAATAGAACATTATATAACCTCAGATGCTGAGAACGATAACTTTAGATTGATAACAAATGAAAATTACGACTTGAGTGCTAACTACATCGGCTCGAATCTTTCAGCCATGTCGATGCATAGTTATGTGTTTACAATCGACAGTTCATTAAGCTCTCAAATCGGATATAACAATCTAAATGAACCTAAAATTTTGGTATTTCCAAATCCCACAAATGCTCTGTTGGAATTGAAATTTCCAGTGAGTCAAAATCGTGAAATTATAATCTATCAATTAAACGGTACTCAGGTTTTTAATGAAAAATATCAAACCGTAAAAAGTGTTTCAATAGACGTAAAATCATTTGCTGATGGGATGTATATAATAAAATCAATTACTGAGGATGAACAACAAACCGCTAAATTTTTAATCGAAAACTAA
- a CDS encoding RagB/SusD family nutrient uptake outer membrane protein produces the protein MKNLKIFLLFALTIFTSCDLDEDPPYLGDNAYNDPMSILATLDGVYAGLANYQAQERRLFVQNGFSGFFVTRKQGPNINNVNNRNLFSLKPQANDGDADALWFGFYRAIARANTLIANVQDYDPDGNSANDKLFKEVVGQAHFVRSWSYFSLVRLFGDIPLILDLPSHDAVMNALTPAKEVYAQVIADANAAADMMYDGYNGDGEIDYQYYYPKKYAANMLLAKVYMTMASNEYATTYDIIPDNLLGSDFWQMSYDQAIQVLDQYQLVSDYASLFTLEGENSTESIFELQISQVATNSQMGRNYTPNNYKPGQCFGWFSVGADFYDDHFTTYPGDPRLEGATYMSEYRNNGNNPNNVGNWVRTYPSRNRGWFGNSHPYLFKFANKDITHSNQYDSKNIIVYRYADLLLMLAEISNELGNSTGALNYVTQVLDRSGLSNAEYASADQTTFRNKIMKEYRYELLGEGEDAHNNRRRGFDYFLEHIIIPHNPSSWHPITPNRRLSDGQSMNFNNKDLTLSEDPSQIMFLPLPTREINTNDLIN, from the coding sequence ATGAAAAATTTAAAAATATTCTTATTATTTGCCCTTACCATATTTACGTCTTGTGACTTAGATGAAGATCCTCCTTATTTGGGTGATAATGCTTACAATGACCCAATGTCTATTTTAGCTACCTTGGATGGTGTTTATGCGGGGTTAGCAAATTACCAAGCTCAAGAAAGACGGCTTTTTGTACAAAATGGCTTTTCAGGTTTTTTTGTTACAAGAAAACAGGGTCCAAATATAAATAATGTAAATAACAGAAATCTATTCTCATTAAAGCCACAGGCCAATGATGGTGATGCTGATGCACTGTGGTTTGGTTTTTACAGAGCCATAGCAAGGGCAAATACTTTAATCGCCAATGTTCAAGATTATGACCCTGATGGCAATTCAGCTAATGACAAACTTTTTAAAGAAGTGGTTGGTCAAGCCCATTTTGTAAGATCCTGGTCTTATTTTTCGTTGGTGCGTTTATTTGGTGATATTCCATTAATTTTAGATTTGCCATCTCATGATGCTGTAATGAACGCATTGACTCCTGCAAAAGAGGTTTATGCGCAAGTTATTGCAGATGCCAATGCTGCTGCTGATATGATGTATGATGGTTATAATGGTGATGGAGAAATTGATTACCAGTATTACTATCCTAAGAAATATGCTGCTAATATGCTTTTGGCCAAAGTTTATATGACCATGGCTAGTAATGAATATGCAACTACTTATGACATCATCCCAGATAATTTATTGGGTTCTGATTTTTGGCAAATGTCCTATGATCAAGCCATTCAAGTTTTAGATCAATATCAGTTGGTATCTGATTACGCTTCCCTGTTTACTTTAGAAGGTGAAAATTCTACAGAATCTATTTTTGAACTGCAGATTAGTCAAGTTGCTACAAATTCGCAGATGGGAAGAAATTACACCCCTAACAATTACAAACCAGGACAATGCTTTGGTTGGTTTAGTGTTGGTGCAGATTTTTATGACGATCATTTTACAACTTATCCAGGAGATCCAAGGCTCGAAGGTGCTACTTATATGAGTGAATATAGAAACAATGGTAATAACCCTAATAACGTCGGTAACTGGGTTCGTACTTATCCTTCAAGAAATAGAGGTTGGTTTGGAAATTCTCATCCTTACCTTTTTAAATTCGCTAATAAAGACATTACACATAGCAATCAATATGACAGTAAAAATATTATTGTTTACAGGTATGCGGATCTTTTACTAATGCTAGCTGAAATTTCCAATGAACTGGGAAATTCAACCGGTGCATTAAATTATGTTACACAGGTTTTGGACCGTTCTGGATTAAGTAATGCAGAATATGCCAGTGCGGATCAAACGACTTTTCGAAATAAAATAATGAAGGAATACCGCTATGAGCTGCTCGGTGAGGGAGAAGATGCACATAATAATAGGCGTAGAGGTTTTGATTATTTTTTAGAACATATTATTATTCCTCATAACCCTAGCAGTTGGCATCCAATTACTCCAAATAGAAGATTGTCAGACGGCCAATCTATGAATTTTAACAACAAAGATTTGACGCTAAGTGAAGACCCCTCTCAGATCATGTTTTTACCCCTGCCGACAAGAGAAATTAACACTAATGACTTAATAAATTAA